One region of Vigna angularis cultivar LongXiaoDou No.4 chromosome 10, ASM1680809v1, whole genome shotgun sequence genomic DNA includes:
- the LOC108318712 gene encoding ubiquitin carboxyl-terminal hydrolase 3, producing the protein MASSAKRWLPLEANPEVMNQFLWGLGLGEDEAECCDVYGLDEELLQMVPNPVLAVLFLYPITTQSEEERLQQEKEKKEYSSRVYFMKQTVGNACGTIGLLHALGNLTSEVKLVEGSFFNNFFKSTASMDPLQRAKFLENDREMEVAHSVAATAGDTEASDNADAHFICFVCVDDELYELDGRKSWPISHGPCSPSTLLRDAAKVIQSMIQKNPESLNFNVIALYKKSR; encoded by the exons atggcttcttctgctaAAAGGTGGCTTCCGCTCGAAGCAAACCCTGAAGTCATGAATCAG TTCCTTTGGGGACTTGGGCTTGGAGAGGACGAGGCAGAATGCTGTGACGTTTATGGCTTAGATGAAGAGCTTCTGCAAATGGTTCCAAACCCCGTTCTTGCTGTGCTTTTTCTTTATCCCATAACCACCCAG agtgaagaagaaaggttgcagcaagaaaaggaaaaaaag GAATATAGCAGTAGAGTGTATTTTATGAAGCAAACTGTGGGTAATGCCTGTGGAACAATTGGACTGCTTCATGCTCTTGGCAACTTGACTTCAGAAGTCAAGTTGG TTGAGGGGTCTTTCTTTAATAACTTCTTTAAATCCACTGCAAGTATGGATCCACTGCAG CGTGCTAAATTTCTGGAGAATGACAGAGAAATGGAAGTTGCTCATTCAGTGGCTGCGACTGCTGGTGATACAGAG GCATCTGACAATGCTGATGCACATTTCATATGCTTTGTCTGTGTTGATg ATGAACTTTATGAGCTTGATGGAAGAAAATCGTGGCCAATATCTCATGGTCCATGTTCACCGAGTACTTTGTTGAGG GATGCAGCTAAGGTGATACAGAGCATGATCCAGAAAAATCCGGAGTCCCTCAACTTCAATGTCATCGCCTTATATAAGAAATCCAGGTAG